GATAAGCCTCCAAACGGCGGTTTTCGAGCGCTTGGAAGTCGCGTTTTACTCCACGTGGATTACCCATGCACGGAGTTTACAAGGTAAATCCAGAAAAGCTAGAAAAATGTCTCTATATTATGCGGATCTCAGTAGGGACGGACATGTGGAATAACGGTGGCCAGGCAACAGTCGAAATTGTGGATGGAATGGTTACCCAAGCTTCTGTTCTTTCTCCAAACGCCCGGTGCACCATTGATTTCCGATGCTTTGGCCTCGATTGAACCCAGTCCACCTCCAGGCAACATTCCACATCCAAATCCCTTCGTTCCAAAAGATCCCGATCCAGCTCTTTAACGGTGCGACCACGCTGGGGTCTTGATCTTTGCCTGGGCTGTGGCCGGGATTTCACAGACCTCCGCCGTTCGACAACAGATCCTGTCTCAATAGCTGAGCGCTTTGTTCTTGGCGCGCAGAACATCGAGCAAACCAAGTATCTCAATTGGAATGACTTGGAACTGATCCTCAACCCGATCGTGCATTCTCCCAGTCCCAACGCGATCCACTTAAAACTCCGGCCGCCGATCCCGGCGTGCTCGATCAACTCTAGGACTTCAATCGGGAGATCTAATATTTTTCAATTGGTCTGTCCCTAGGTTATCCGCCTGTGTCCCTAGGTTATCCAGCCTGAATCTCCGCCGCGCAGGGCGTCCGTCCGCGGATCCAGCCGCAGCCTGCCTTTGGGTTCCCTTGCCCCTTGGCAGGAGTGGCAGTTTGCCGCAGAGATCCCCTTGATTCGCATCGCTCACAGCCACGTTTCGGAAAGAACACCGCGCAGATCCATCTCAAATTCGATCTCAAGCACCGGTGGGCGCGTCACATGCCAGCACAGCCCGCAGCGTGCCGCAGGCCCGAGTCGGCGCAGCACGAGGTCCCGCAGCGGTGCGTCCATGGGGTGGATCGTGTAAACGTTGACGCACGTGACCTGGCTCCAGTGGACGCCCAGACCCGTCAACCGTTCTTCCATCACGTCGAGCACATACGCAGCCTTCTCCAGCATGGCCGCAGCCGAAGTTTCTCCGCGCCGGATGATTCGATTGGACTCCAGGGTGCCCTCACGAAGTTCACCCGCACCCGCGACCACGAAGGTGGGTCGTCTTATTTTCGGGTTCGGGCGAACGTGGGAAAAGGCGTGAAGGCAGACTGACGCCGGAGCCTGAGTCATCGGCGCGACGTTCGTCCGCGCGACCGGATTCACACCTTGGACGAGTACC
The genomic region above belongs to Verrucomicrobiota bacterium and contains:
- a CDS encoding RidA family protein; protein product: MTPKEKHFSDAAPRGMLRGNMLIHHAAGHYDFLKGIDPYSCGVVAKPGWEIAHVTMPSLVPWQQGFDFVDEFLRGAGQGRLALCAMELRSPEPFSMAGFIEFNRSYRAVLEQWGVLVQGVNPVARTNVAPMTQAPASVCLHAFSHVRPNPKIRRPTFVVAGAGELREGTLESNRIIRRGETSAAAMLEKAAYVLDVMEERLTGLGVHWSQVTCVNVYTIHPMDAPLRDLVLRRLGPAARCGLCWHVTRPPVLEIEFEMDLRGVLSETWL